The following is a genomic window from Patagioenas fasciata isolate bPatFas1 chromosome 1, bPatFas1.hap1, whole genome shotgun sequence.
CTTTCAAACTCACTTTCTTATCTATCAGTTGTGAGTTTCTTGCCTGTCATGCTTCTACAGCAATAATCCGAATAAAACAATGTAAAAGAAGATGTGCCTATGCTGAATCACTCACCTCAGGAAATTAAGGGGAGTTGATGAGCAGGGTCAAGAGTTGCATCTGCCTGGTAAACTGTGTCTTATTTTACTTAATCAGAAGTTACTTTGCTCTTTGAACAGGGAGTAAAGCAGAAGTGCCACAGTGATACAATTCATCATGAGAAACGTGTTTACTACACAGCATTGCAGCTGCACGAAATCAGGGAAATGCCAGACTTCAGCCACGTTAGGGACTTTAATTCTTAGCAGAAGGTTTTTATGAATGGAAATTTGATTGATCTCATTTGTATAGACATTTAGGGAGACAACAGTTGGCACACCTGTAACTGTCATGGACTTTAAAATTATGCCTTTAAGTACTATGTATGAGACTAAAATTTGAATAGAATGTGCTTAGCTACCACACAACCTCAGCATACTCTGTGATTAAAGCACAACACTATATACACACTAAGCATTAGTCCTGTGGGCATGGTGTCTGTGGTAATGCCCTGAAGCTTTGCACTCGCAGGATAATTAAAcattggagcaggttgcccagagaggttgtggaatctctgtccttggaggaTGGTGGCCTCCTACCTGCCCTGTGTCAAGACAAACCACCACATAAGATGCAAGGCCAAAAGACGATGAGTAAAACAGTGCTTGTTTTGTCAGTACCCCTCACTTGGCTTCCCATTCCCCTCATGAGTCTGAAGATGAAGGAAGAGACTGTGTGTAAACAGGATCATTTAAGTTCTGCTTGCATCTCTAGGTCAGTCCCACCACAAAGACCTCAATTCCTACAGAAATAATGTACAGTGTTGACTTCTGCACTCTTTCTGTAATGCTCACTATCCACTCTTGTCTGCTTGGCACCATTTCAACATGAATGTGAAGCCACAATGTATCCCAAAGAGATGCAACTTTTATTCCTATCTTAACTGTTTTCTATAACCTTCAAGCCAATTCTACCGAAGTCAGCCCTTCTTCCCCTAAATGCAGGGATGTGACTTGGCTTGTGAGTGTTTGATCCCTCTCTAGTGTGGAAGGGAATTTCCTGAGTTTGTGAGAGGAGTGGGTTATACATTTAATAGTGGATTAGTCATTTAATAGGAGAGCAAATACATACATGATAAATTAAATCACCTGTGTCTTTTACTTTGCACATTTATATATGGTAGCAGAAATTCTCTTGCCCTGATAATAGATCAGTGTTGTTgcattgtttgttttgaaattagGCTGTGGGATTTTGCTGGCTGAAATGGTATTGGATGATGAGAAGAAGAACaggagcacagctctgctgcagtCTTTGAACATGCTTGTGCAGAcagagggaaaggagagaagTGGCTCTGAATATCGAGGCTTACTGGAACAACATGGATTCACAAATGTCAAAATCAGATTGACAGGAAATTTGTTAGATGTCATTCTCTGTGTTAAGACCTAGAAAAAAATGGATTATTTAGTAAAATCTGGATGTCTATAGTCATGTTTTGTAATTATGCAAACATATTCTCAGTTTCCTATCAGTTTCATAAAGAATAAATGCTCTGTCAGCTTTCTGAAGTTACTTTTAAAAAGGGGAAGAGAttgtttgcatttattttgaaTTTGAATGAAATGGTGCCAGAACATTCCAGCATCATTTGACAGCAGTGATACTGTGGCTGCCCAACACCTGTAGTGCCCTCAGAAACAAGTCTCCAGTTGCAAATGGTGTACACAGCCCTCCACCAGTATCCACGTTGCTGAGAAATCACAGTTTCTTCATACTTGGTGCAATTTGAATAGTCTGGGTTTTAGACCAGTACACATTGCTTTGCCCCTGTTTCAGGAAGTTACTGCAAATATCATTTCAATACTCCATCACCATTTATTTTAATATCATTTTATGTTACACTCTCTACTGTAAATAAGGAAATATTCTCTAATGAAGCCTGGAAGCTGCTACTGCAATGGCGTAGTCAAGATTGGAAACAGGAGAACTGGAGCAACAGGTTCTTGAGAGAGTCAAGACGGACTCCTCTGCTCTATATGGGGCTTCTGGAAAAAGGCAGTTGTATAAAAGCAGAAGTTTCATTTGTGATTATAATTGGAGATGAAATGTGGGGGTACCACATTTGGTTCAAGAACATCATCCTTCTTTTTAGCCCACTTAATTTGTGAGCTCTTGGGAAAGTGGATAGCAGAATATGAGATTAGataaagaacaggaaagaaaaaaagtgcagaaacagaaggaaaagcacaGTGCTAAAGGGAGAACCATTTCCCCAGTCAAATCTGAGCTCCCAGGGTGAATGGGACAGGACAAGTATTGACTGAATAGTCTCCTATAACAAAAGTTATGTATGTTTTGCCTTAATTTTTCAAGTTGACATTTCAGAGTCCCAGAGTATGTTCTTTTTTACTCAGTAGAAAAAGTTATGGGGAAAAAATTCCCAGCCTCACGCACATTTTGTTGTGCTATGAGAATATTAACATGCAGTTATGAGCtttttattgaaaagaaaaacaccacacTAAGCTGTGTGCATATGCCTGAGAATATGTACCTACAGCCTTTCATTAATTACATCCAAAATGCAGGCCTGTAACACTATGTGCCTGAACCTGTGTGGGCATAGGAGTCACTTCACTGTATCTGTATCATGATTTACCATACAAAATAGCACACAATTTACTTTGTATCTTttgatgtgcaaaaaaaaaaggtgtagtgACAAAATATATGGTATATCCTACTACAGTAAAGACAAAGGCTGCACCTGGCACATCCTGTTCTCACAACATGCCCTCTGGGAGACACGctctcattttgaaatcctgcaaAGTACATACATGTGTAAGCAGTAGTTTCAGACACCTCAGCTATTGCAACTTTGTGGTTCACCAGTCatctattttaagaaaataatgtttGGCTTTATTTACTTTTGCAAGAATCATCCATTAAAAGTGAAAGCAATAATAAAAGGTATGTGTGAATTAATGCCCTCCAGCTAGAACTATTTCAAGACTTAGCTTTAGAAAGAATAGGTATCATTTCCAACAGAATTTTGGCCATTAGTTGTAAAATTTCACTCTCAGCATACAACAAAATTAGCAGAAATTACTGATGGAGACCAGGCCTGAGTATGTAGGGGGCCCTGCCATGATTGCCTACTTGGGCAACCTGCAGAAAAGCTTTTCACAGCATATAACTTTGAGCACCCAAACAAGAAGCCAGGAGCACACTTGCCCATCactgacaccaagctgagtggttcagttgacacacctgagggaggggatgccatccagagggacctggacaaactcaagaagagggcccatgcaaacttcatgaggttcaaccaggccaagtaccatgtcctgcacctgggtcagggcaacccccagtatcaatgcGGGCAggtggatgaagggattgagagcagaccTGCGGAGGAGGACTTGGaggggatgaaagactggacgtgagctggcaatgtgcacttgcagccgagaaggcaaatcatatcttgggctgcatcaaaaggagcatggccagcagactgagggaggtgattctgcccctctgctctgctctggtgagaccccacctggagccctgcatccagctctggagtcctcagcacaggaaagacatagacctgttggagaggggccagaggagcaacatgaaaatgatcagagggctggaacagctctgctgtgaggacaggctgagagagttggggttgttcagcctggagaaggctctgaggaaaccttattgtggcctttcagtacttaaaaggggcctataaaagagatggggacagactttttagcaaggcctgttgtgacaggacaaggggcaatggttttaaatgaAGGGAGGGGAGATGCAggcaagacatgaggaagaaattgtttacactgagggtggtgaaacactggcccagtttgcccagagaggtggtagatgccccatccttggagacattccaggccaggctggacggggctctgagcaacctgatctagttgaaaatgtccctgctcattgcagggggttggactagataacctttaaaggtcccttccaacccaaaccattctatgatcatCCCTTTAGGAAATCGTGGGTACATTCTCTGGCATTTCATTTTTCCGGATCGGTTCAGTGACAGGCAGAGAAGCCTGGTGATGTGATGCTTGGCACCTCAATGGTGAGCAGGAGCAGGTGGGAACAGAACCTGGAAACACGGGAATCGGCATTATCCTGAGGATGGTGAGCACCGAGCAAAACCCTCTGATACCCTGACAGTGCCCCACATCTGCGCCTCTCCTCCCAGCGGCTGCTTATGCGGTGTCGGAGCAGTGCCCCCGTCCTGCGCTGGCTTCCAGCAGCCGTCACCAAAGCATCTTCCCGGTTCGCCCGGCTGTCCCGCTCACCGACCGGCCAGGCTCGCTGACCCGCACCCCAAACCCGGTGCTCTGCCGCCTCGCACTCCGCTTCCTGGGCGGTCGTGTGAGGCGCAGCGTGTCGGCGAGATGTGCCCCGCTAAGGTTGCGCGGGTTCCTGTGAGCTCCACCGAAACGCTCCAGACAGCGGTCGTTGTGGAAAAATCTGTGTGAGGAGCGGTAACCTACACACTGCCCTGCGGCCTGGGCGACGCCGGGCCGGGGCGGAGGCTAGGCCTCTCGCCCTTCACAGGTGGTGGCGGCCGCCCCACCGGCCCGAGGCGCCCTGGGCGACGCGGCGCTGCGCCACTGGCGCCgcaggggcggggggagggagcGGCGAACCCCACCATCCCCCGTAACCGCCTCCTTGAGCCGGCCCGGCCCCTCCCACCCGGGGAGGTGAGGCCCCGCCTCTGGGGCGGTGCGCCCAATGGGGGACCGGCGGGCGGGGCCAGCAGGGGCCGGCATTTATGTCATGCGCGGAGACAATCCCGCCCTTTCAGCCTGAGCGGCAGCGGCGTTTCTTTCCCGGCGGCTTCGGTGCGGCGCGAACATGGCGGACCAGGCCATCTCCTTCCTCAAGGACTTTCTGGCGGGCGGCGTCGCCGCTGCCATCAGCAAGACGGCGGTGGCCCCCATCGAGCGGGTCAAACTCTTGCTGCAGGTCAGCGGCGCGGCCGAGCCCGGCGGGAGCGGGGTCAGCCCGTCGCGTTCCGCCGCGGGCGCCCGCCGAGGCCGggcgggaggtgggggggggcagggaggagggcGAGCGGGCGGGCGCGCGCCGCCCACGCGGAATGGAAGCCGCGCgcgaggcggcggcggctgctaCTGCttggtggggggtggggaggagaaacGAGAGGGGGGTCACGTGGGCGGTGGGCGCTCGCGGCGGAGAAGCCGGTTCCGCTATGCGGGGCGCGGCGCTGCGGCAGGGGCGGGCCGGGGGAGGGGGGGCCGGAGGGAGGGGCGAGGGGGCGGCTGCCGGTGTCACTTCCTGCCGTCCCGCTGCTGGCGCCGGGCGCGCAGAGGGCGAAGGGGGGAGGGCGGCAGCGCGCCGCCATCTTGGTGACCTTCACGTGACGGCGCGGCCGGGCACCGCATtggccccgcggcggggccgggccggttcGGCGCGCGGGGCCCCGTGTGACCtctgcgggcggggcggggccgcccggCGCCCCAAGGTGACTCTCGTGACCTTCGCGGCGGTCTCGACCTCGCCGGGAGTGGCGGTCGCTGCTCCACCGTCTCCTCCCACCTCACTGGCTGGGAGCCCTCGGCGTCAGGCGGTTCTCTGGCGCCCTTCCCTACCGCAGGCCGCCACCTGTCAGCTCCAGTTCGGTCAGGCCTTCACGTACTTGTCGTGTGGCTGCCCTTGGTCCTCGCAGCTGGCCCTTCTCCGCTTCTGGAGAAACTGGGAAGCAATGCCTTTTTCTGCTTCTTAGCATTGTGTGAGATCTCCCATATTTTTGACTCGTCCTTCACAAACGTCCTCTGGCTTCACGTGTGTGTGTAAAACCCAGGCTTGTAGTTCTTGAGAATTAAGTTCTTCAGTCTTCAAAATATGAGTAAATGACAGTTCTCCTTGGTCTTAAGACTCAGACTGACCAGTAGCTTTTGCTTGGGAGTTTGCTATCATGGTTAACAAAGGCTTAATCTCTGTGTGCAGCCGCCATCAGGCATTCAGGCTTAACAGCTCTTTGTTTCATGGTATAAGCAGGCTTAACCCCAGTTGTATGTCAGGCCTGCAAGGGCATACGATCAAActgcatgtttttatttgcagGTACAACATGCAAGTAAACAAATTGCCGCCGATAAGCAGTACAAGGGTATCATCGATTGTGTAGTGCGCATTCCAAAGGAACAAGGGGTGCTGTCTTTCTGGCGAGGAAATTTGGCAAATGTCATCAGATACTTCCCAACTCAAGCTCTCAACTTTGCCTTCAAGGATAAGTATAAGCAGGTGTTCTTGGGAGGTGTAGACAAGCACACTCAATTCTGGAGGTATTTTGCTGGTAACCTGGCTTctggtggtgctgctggagcCACTTCCCTCTGCTTTGTCTACCCCTTGGATTTTGCAAGAACCCGTTTGGCTGCTGATGTTGGAAAAGCTGGCGCAGACAGAGAATTCTCTGGTCTAGGGGACTGTCTAGTCAAAATTACCAAGTCTGATGGTCTGCGTGGCTTGTATCAAGGGTTCAATGTCTCTGTCCAAGGCATCATCATCTATAGAGCTGCCTACTTTGGGATCTATGATACCGCAAAAGGTAAAAGTTCAGAGGGGATCTGACAAACCTATTGTCAGAGTTGTATTGTCTTTTTATGTCTGTTTCTGGGTGTTAAACTGTCTGTCAGTAGTAACTGTGAGTGTGGAGGTAGAAAGGGAGGGGAAATATTGCTGCCAACATCGTTGATGCTGCAGTGTTGAAGGCCACAGTTGGGCATGTGTAGGTGGCTGCACACTACTTTCAAATATtcctggttttgttcttgttcttAAAGGAGTTCTTCCAAATGCCATCAAAGCATGTTGGTAACTATACACAATTACAagcctttttttcttcagtgctttACTGTAGTTCTGCTAGAGCAATTAAGGTGTATTTAACAGAGTGGGATTGAATGGTGCTTTTACAAGGCACTTGTTTGTTAGTCTTGACATTTGGGCGTAAAGGTCATTGATACTAGCTTATAGTTTAATGTAATTCACAAGGACGATGACTTGATTTGGTGGCATTTATTTCCAGAAAGAGCAGGGAATAGTGAAAACTCTTCTCATGCCATTTTGAAAAGAATCCTGGTGTTCCAATGTTACCTGTTTTGGTTACTGAGAAGAAAATCCTCTGCATTtccttaatatttttatattgtaTCAGCATGTTTAAAGTTTATCAGCTGTTTTGTTGCAGCTTCAGAGATGACCTTACAGTGTTTCATAATAGTTCTAGTAAAGTAGCTGTCATGCGGTGAGTGAACTGGAGGAGCATGTGCAAGATAAAAAAcctaattactttttttctgattGCAGGCATGCTCCCTGATCCCAGAAATACTCACATCGTTATCAGTTGGATGATTGCCCAGACAGTGACTGCTGTGGCTGGTGTGGTCTCCTATCCTTTTGATACAGTGCGGCGTAGGATGATGATGCAGTCAGGACGCAAAGGAGGTGGGCTGTTTATTTGTACAGTTCTTTAAACAGCATCAACAAGACAGGGTTCTTTTTTCCAAACAGTCATCTCTCAGCACTTGCAGTTTCCTGTTCCATAAATGATTTAAGTTATATTTAAACAACATGAGTAAATGCAGTAACACTCATAACTCGTGGTGTTTGTCAGGAATTACTCTGAGGACTTTTCTTTATAGAATATGAAATGGGGAAATGAAATGCTTGTTTGCAGTGACAACTTAAATGAAGGTGGCTAGGGGATAGTATAATTGCTGAAAAGAGcacttaacatttttattttgtgatttGGCTTTTAATAACTAGGCAAACAGACAGGAAGCTTTTCTTTTACCTGAACTAGGTATTGTGTTACTGTCTTAAAACTGGTTTGAGACATCACAAAGTAGCTAGGAAAGTGAAGCAGGGCagttgtttcaaaaaaaaaaaagtttggtagAATTATAGGAGTTTAAAAtgactgtttgctttttttctttttttctacagcTGATATCATGTACTCTGGAACAATTGACTGCTGGCGGAAGATTGCAAGGGATGAGGGAGGAAAGGCCTTCTTCAAGGGTGCATGGTCCAATGTTCTCAGAGGCATGGGGGGTGCTTTTGTGCTTGTGCTGTACGATGAATTCAAGAAAGTCATTTAAACAGCCTAACTAGAATTGGAAATCAAGTTGAGCAGATCATGTAGAATAACTACCATTATGGACCATTGACCTTCGAGAAATTCCTGTGAGTCTTATTTATCGGAGCCAGATGATATTTGTAGATGGGGCTAGAAACTGACACAGAGGACTGATCCATTTCTCAGTAACATGCATGAAGACACTGAATCTGGCAGTTCAGTGTGGCgactttatttaatttttttttccagcaatgaGGAATCAGTGGCATTGGTTCTGGGTCCAATttaggcagaaaaaaaattgtttgcctgtgGATCAGTCTCCAGTTTCAAGTCCTATCTTCTAGGACcataaaattatatttgaaaatacttgCTAACAAATCAtggtttttttccacttgtaCTGAAGCACTATGTACCATTTTGCACAGCTGAACATCTAGCAATTTTGTTCTTAAATTGGGGCATTCTGGTGTAGAACAATAAACATACTTACTCTACCTGTGTTGAAATTATTACATAAAAGCTTTGGAAAAGcctcttttctttgaaaacttgTTTCAGATGATGGTCCCTATGATACACTTACACTGCACTCTGTAACAGAATAagcttgatttaaaaaaagaaataattgaatGTGAGAACTTCGGGGGGACTGGGTGGGGAAGCATGGGTTATACTAATAGAAACCACTCCCATTCTTTGTGCCTGGTAGTGTATTATGAGCTGCTGCAAGTGGCTTTTTGCATGATTCTTAGAAACTGATTTGCAACTTTTCATATTTTAAACGGAGGGTTTTCTGTTGTAGTGCTAGGAGAACCCAAAGTTCCAAGGACAGTCAAAAAGTAATGCTCTTGCCCTTGGTAAAACAgcttaaaattaaaacaacatgGAAAGCAACATGGCATTCATGCAAAAATCCAGGAACCTAGTAAATGCCTTCGTCTTCTGAGTAACCCATGTATTGTGTTATTGCTGCTATTTGGAAATGCTGATTGTGCTGTTCAAGATACAGTTTGGCCTGATGTGTAGCAGTGATCAATACCTCTGGGCAAGGTGAACTGAATCTGAAATGAGGTTCATTCTAAGAGGTGAAGTTGATGGGCTGTGTGAGAGGGAATATGTGTGCTTctgtgtagctgtaaaatatagaTCAAGATAGGTCAGCCTTCAATATTAACGGATTAATGTCGAGTTCTGAGGATTGTCAGAAGACCAAAATCGGATTGAGTAGTTTCTCTTACtgctatttaaaataatgtaatacCAATGTGCCGTTCTCCATATGTATATAATCTTGCTTTTGTACTTCATAATCTGCAAAGACATGGTAGGGGGACCAGTAAATGAAAACAAGGTGTTCATCTTCCAGTCATGTTTGTAAGAACTCTCCCTAAATCATGAGGATGAAACAGTGTGTGTCGTTGTATAATGAGTCAATGAAGGCTGACTGAGCTGTCTTAAGTTCTTTTGTGTGCCTTCTGAGGTTGCTGTTCAAGATGAAGTATTTAAATTAACTACATGGCTTTGGCTGATTATTACCTTCCTCTCCAACATATAATTTACCTTTTTCCTTTCACTGTTGCACAAGCACTGCTTTCAGCATCTGCATGTGAATGTAAGTGCATAACACAGCTGCATTGTACCTTCTGCAAGTGTTTATCCTGTTTGGTCATGGTGGCTTCCTTGTGGTACAGGCAGGTCCCTTCATGTTGACCTTGCCAACCAACCTGCTGTTTCAGTTGGAATTATACTGATCTTTGGGGGCAGGGGAAGAGTTTTTGTCTATATAAATAGAATACTTAGGAGTAACTTTCTCTATCAGTGGCTTGGGAGGTGGAGATAATGATAGGATATTCCCCATAACCTCAGTGTTAGTGTATGGTGGCCCTGGGTTTGTGAGGAAGAACCAAACATGGCAATTACTTGAGCAACCCTTCAAAGGGCGAGGAGATCTTTCATCCCACCTTCCCTCTTCACCTTCAGAACTAGATTTTAATCAgaagaaataggaaaagaaatcaaTGCAATTGTgggtatttggttttttttttttaagtggaactGCAATTTACCTATGCTGTGCGTTCAGCATGTACTACTtggtgttcttttattttttttttggtatatggCTTCCCTTGGTCATGCAGCAGCAGTCTTCAGTGTGTGATTACGCAGTGTGGGAACATAAGAGGCAAACAATAAATGAGACTTTTAAAGAAAGCATTTGTTTTCTGCCTTATTGAaacattaatgtatttattttgaaaaaaaaatgttttaaataggaAAACATCTGGAATTTGTAAAAGAAAATAGTGGCATCTAAGCCTGTAGTTTTAAAAGGCATTGGAAATAAGGCTTGCACCCTTTGAAGGGAATAATAAAATGCATTGGTGTCGGGaagtatttacatttaaaatccAGTTAGGTCCTGTTACAGGTTTTATTTCAGTTCTCACAAATGTTACACTGGATTTTTGAAGACTCAAATACTATCCATGTGAGTTGAATCTATATTGCAGAGATTCACGTTTGCATTGGAAGTACTGAGCCCATGAAATGGCTGACTGGCAGCCCAGTATTAGTTATTTTTGACAAGTGCaagtttttttcctacttttctgTTTTGCATAAAGTTTATTGGATACACTGTGACAGTTTGGTATTGCTGGTTGTGATGTTGAAGagcatttttaaacatt
Proteins encoded in this region:
- the SLC25A6 gene encoding ADP/ATP translocase 3, which gives rise to MADQAISFLKDFLAGGVAAAISKTAVAPIERVKLLLQVQHASKQIAADKQYKGIIDCVVRIPKEQGVLSFWRGNLANVIRYFPTQALNFAFKDKYKQVFLGGVDKHTQFWRYFAGNLASGGAAGATSLCFVYPLDFARTRLAADVGKAGADREFSGLGDCLVKITKSDGLRGLYQGFNVSVQGIIIYRAAYFGIYDTAKGMLPDPRNTHIVISWMIAQTVTAVAGVVSYPFDTVRRRMMMQSGRKGADIMYSGTIDCWRKIARDEGGKAFFKGAWSNVLRGMGGAFVLVLYDEFKKVI